One window from the genome of Natrialba magadii ATCC 43099 encodes:
- a CDS encoding RimK family alpha-L-glutamate ligase yields the protein MPAADPVTVGVLSLHTSKETKAILNAVEELGHGTEWLRHENTSIRVADGQVELEPDVDIIANRMLLSNTEQPAEELGLANTFAQVVPMLNEPATVLTAIHKLSTATTLAMADVQTPDVVLALSSDELNAVRDQYGEEAVYKTAIGTHGGGTWKVGPGDPVNAKVGNRYAFLQELIDRDDERHRDVRIYVVDGEIIGAMYRYAPDNDWRTNVALGGSVENATDDLPPAARELATQAADAIGLDYAGVDLVESDEGWYVLEVNPTAGFKGLYEATEISPAPYIAKHAIESAGGSVDDDRVQELSMKLDDSQPTAQPITHTITETEPTVIGYTEEVVLSGTSGSTSVLAKSDTGATRTSIDTGLAAEIGAGPIKSITRVKSGSRKTARSRPVVDVVVGVGGNQHTVTASIEDRDHMDYPVLLGRDILSNYRVDVGRRADRDAEDRPEEEE from the coding sequence ATGCCCGCTGCCGATCCCGTCACCGTCGGGGTACTGAGCCTGCATACGAGCAAAGAGACAAAAGCGATACTCAACGCGGTCGAGGAACTCGGCCACGGTACGGAGTGGCTACGACACGAAAACACGTCGATCAGGGTTGCTGATGGCCAGGTGGAACTCGAGCCGGACGTCGATATCATCGCCAATCGGATGCTGCTCTCGAACACCGAACAGCCCGCCGAGGAGCTCGGGCTCGCGAATACGTTCGCACAGGTCGTGCCGATGTTGAACGAACCAGCGACGGTGCTGACCGCGATCCACAAACTTTCGACGGCGACGACGCTGGCGATGGCCGACGTCCAGACGCCTGACGTCGTTCTCGCGCTCAGCAGCGACGAGTTGAACGCCGTGCGCGACCAGTACGGCGAGGAAGCGGTCTACAAGACGGCGATTGGAACACACGGTGGCGGCACGTGGAAAGTCGGTCCCGGCGATCCGGTGAACGCCAAGGTCGGCAACCGCTATGCCTTCTTGCAGGAACTCATCGATCGCGACGACGAACGCCACCGCGACGTGCGGATTTACGTCGTCGACGGCGAGATCATCGGTGCGATGTATCGCTACGCGCCGGATAACGACTGGCGGACGAACGTCGCGCTAGGTGGAAGCGTCGAAAACGCGACCGACGATCTACCGCCGGCTGCTCGGGAACTGGCGACGCAGGCGGCTGATGCTATTGGACTTGACTACGCCGGCGTCGACCTCGTCGAGAGCGATGAGGGCTGGTACGTCCTCGAGGTCAATCCGACGGCCGGTTTCAAGGGACTCTACGAGGCGACCGAGATCAGTCCGGCGCCGTACATTGCCAAACACGCTATCGAGAGCGCGGGCGGCAGCGTCGATGATGACCGCGTGCAGGAACTCTCGATGAAGCTGGACGATTCGCAGCCGACGGCCCAGCCGATCACCCACACAATCACGGAAACGGAGCCAACCGTCATCGGTTACACCGAAGAGGTCGTCCTCTCCGGGACGAGCGGCTCGACGTCTGTGCTGGCAAAATCAGACACGGGAGCGACCAGAACGAGCATCGATACCGGGCTCGCAGCGGAGATCGGAGCCGGTCCGATCAAATCGATCACGCGCGTCAAATCCGGCAGCAGGAAGACGGCGCGGAGCCGTCCGGTCGTCGACGTCGTGGTCGGCGTCGGCGGCAATCAACACACAGTGACCGCGAGTATCGAGGATCGGGACCACATGGATTATCCCGTCCTGCTTGGCCGCGATATCCTCTCGAACTACCGGGTCGAC
- a CDS encoding flippase, translated as MSTTQDHILRGFKATLVSRAIYMVSSALLMFVLARFLLDPDGYGTLYWVIGILAVVQLLADVGLGKSTARYISEYNEKDPGQIPYLLRTTIAYKLIVISVVGSTLFLFHEEIAALLGDTSAAPFLAVGVIYIVVNSFNGFSQIAFQGFNKLGYSAAIQAISGVARLVFVVALVLAGFGALGALFGYIVGYTIAAAVGITILYERFYRQYEPAEEYESGLSRRLLEYSVPLTATRSANVVDKQIDTVLVGVFLTPAAVAFYTLGKQITDFVLAPAEALGFTISPNFGEQKAADQLEQAREIYETSLVKTMLVYIPAAVGLVLVAEPFITMIFGGDYAGAVPVLQILAGFIVLQAITNLTSDSLDYLGRARSRAIAKGGTSIANFGLNILLIPMIGVIGAAIATVITHTVYVAVNLYIVHSELSLRLESLGRSIAMICGITGVMAVAVLLVTPLVSNLFMLFAAVGLGGFTWAVLAVVSGLLDPNEVRAAIT; from the coding sequence ATGAGTACGACACAGGACCACATCCTCCGCGGGTTCAAGGCAACGCTCGTCTCTCGGGCCATCTACATGGTCTCGAGTGCGCTGTTAATGTTCGTTCTCGCTCGCTTCCTCCTCGATCCCGACGGCTACGGGACACTCTACTGGGTGATCGGCATTCTCGCCGTCGTCCAGCTGCTCGCCGACGTCGGTCTCGGCAAGTCGACCGCGCGATACATCTCCGAATACAACGAGAAGGATCCCGGCCAGATTCCGTATCTCCTGCGAACGACGATCGCCTACAAGCTGATCGTCATTAGCGTCGTCGGCTCCACGCTCTTTCTCTTTCACGAAGAAATTGCAGCACTGCTTGGCGACACCTCGGCAGCCCCATTCCTCGCAGTCGGCGTCATCTACATCGTCGTCAACTCCTTCAACGGCTTCTCGCAGATCGCCTTCCAGGGCTTCAACAAACTCGGCTATAGCGCCGCCATCCAGGCAATCTCCGGCGTCGCCCGCCTCGTCTTCGTCGTCGCACTCGTCCTCGCTGGCTTCGGCGCACTCGGCGCACTCTTTGGCTACATCGTCGGCTACACCATCGCCGCGGCGGTCGGCATCACCATCCTCTACGAACGCTTTTACCGCCAGTACGAGCCCGCCGAGGAGTACGAGTCCGGGCTTTCGCGGCGACTACTCGAGTACAGCGTGCCGCTGACGGCGACACGGAGTGCGAACGTGGTCGACAAGCAGATCGACACGGTGCTGGTGGGCGTCTTTCTGACGCCGGCGGCGGTCGCGTTCTACACGCTCGGCAAACAGATCACGGATTTCGTGCTCGCGCCGGCGGAGGCGCTCGGCTTTACGATCTCGCCGAACTTCGGCGAGCAGAAGGCGGCGGACCAACTCGAGCAAGCGCGCGAGATTTACGAGACGTCGCTGGTGAAGACGATGTTGGTGTACATTCCGGCTGCGGTCGGACTGGTGCTCGTTGCAGAGCCGTTCATCACGATGATCTTCGGCGGTGATTACGCCGGTGCGGTCCCGGTTCTCCAGATCCTCGCGGGCTTCATCGTGTTGCAGGCGATTACGAACCTGACCAGCGACAGTCTGGATTACCTCGGCCGCGCGCGGTCCCGTGCGATCGCGAAGGGTGGGACTTCGATCGCGAACTTCGGACTGAACATCCTCCTCATCCCGATGATCGGCGTTATTGGCGCGGCGATTGCGACGGTCATCACGCACACGGTCTACGTCGCGGTGAACCTCTACATCGTCCACTCCGAACTCTCGCTTCGACTCGAGTCGCTCGGTCGTTCGATCGCGATGATCTGCGGAATCACGGGTGTGATGGCGGTCGCAGTCTTGCTCGTCACGCCGCTCGTTTCGAACCTGTTCATGCTCTTTGCGGCGGTCGGACTTGGCGGGTTCACGTGGGCCGTGCTCGCCGTCGTCAGCGGACTCCTGGATCCAAACGAGGTGCGAGCGGCAATTACGTGA
- a CDS encoding GNAT family N-acetyltransferase: MELREATTDDVETIRSIAANSLNSTYTDFLDADVIDDAINQWYSEDFAAELESDHSLVLVVEEDDEVVAFSQSDFVGQQHGTGRILWLHVDPDARGSGIGVRLLVRTRERLLDEGADQIQCLVLADNERGNEFYAEQGFEQAGQREVDIGEETYTENVYVEQEIGDEEWATLDELETDGETIYVNYGEATRGSKSPFYVAYESQERDSQYGWFCGNCDSLENAMDAMGRIECNVCGNRRKATRWDASYL; the protein is encoded by the coding sequence ATGGAGCTCCGTGAAGCGACCACCGACGACGTCGAGACGATTCGATCTATCGCAGCTAACTCGCTCAACTCGACGTACACCGACTTCCTCGATGCCGATGTAATTGACGACGCGATCAACCAATGGTACAGCGAGGACTTTGCAGCCGAACTCGAGTCCGACCACTCGCTCGTCCTCGTCGTCGAGGAAGACGACGAGGTCGTCGCCTTCTCTCAGAGCGATTTCGTCGGCCAGCAACACGGCACCGGCCGCATCCTCTGGCTGCACGTCGACCCGGACGCGCGCGGCAGCGGTATCGGTGTGCGACTCCTCGTCAGAACCCGCGAGCGACTCCTCGATGAGGGTGCAGACCAGATTCAGTGTCTGGTGCTGGCGGACAACGAGCGCGGCAACGAGTTCTACGCAGAACAGGGATTCGAGCAGGCGGGCCAGCGCGAGGTCGACATCGGCGAGGAAACGTACACGGAGAACGTCTACGTCGAACAGGAAATCGGCGACGAGGAGTGGGCGACGCTCGATGAACTCGAGACCGACGGCGAGACGATCTACGTGAACTACGGCGAGGCGACCCGCGGCTCGAAGTCGCCGTTTTACGTCGCTTACGAGAGCCAGGAACGAGACTCACAGTACGGTTGGTTCTGTGGCAACTGCGACTCACTCGAGAACGCGATGGATGCGATGGGACGAATCGAGTGTAACGTCTGTGGGAATCGGCGGAAGGCGACTCGGTGGGACGCCTCGTATCTGTAG
- a CDS encoding succinylglutamate desuccinylase/aspartoacylase family protein: MGGETPTDESSQEEAATASAGSSATNESSDASSEAAAIDGTATAEPFTYDDGSVAPGESANIRYGISETYLGDPIRIPVTIINGERPGPTVFLSAAAHGDELNGIEVVREVAHDWNHSELHGTLVCLPVMNVPGFLAQERYLPIYDRDLNRSFPGRQGSTSARRMAHRIFTNFIEPCDLGVDFHTSTRGRTNMLHVRANMDDETVRRLAHAFSSNVIIGGEGPSGTLRREATEAGVPTITVEMGEAHRFQRRLIDRALTGVASVLAEFGCHRDSSVHWPGWRVVIDSDDEKTWLRADAGGIVDMKHGRGALVEEGDVICTITNPFKEEDDILDVEAPFTGLIVGVLENPVVYPGNPLCHLVGLKHETRLALEREGGTERSRSELR; the protein is encoded by the coding sequence ATGGGCGGAGAGACCCCGACCGACGAGTCGTCCCAGGAGGAGGCGGCGACAGCGTCGGCCGGTTCATCGGCTACGAACGAGTCGAGCGATGCCTCCAGCGAGGCGGCGGCGATCGACGGGACAGCGACCGCGGAGCCGTTTACGTACGACGATGGAAGCGTTGCTCCCGGCGAGTCGGCAAACATCCGCTACGGGATCAGTGAAACGTATCTGGGAGATCCGATCAGAATCCCAGTGACGATTATCAACGGCGAGCGGCCGGGACCGACGGTCTTTCTCTCGGCTGCGGCCCACGGCGACGAACTCAACGGCATCGAGGTCGTCCGCGAGGTCGCACACGACTGGAACCACTCCGAACTCCACGGCACGCTCGTCTGCCTGCCGGTGATGAACGTCCCCGGCTTTCTCGCACAGGAGCGATACTTGCCAATCTACGACCGCGACCTGAACCGATCGTTCCCCGGCCGGCAAGGCTCGACAAGCGCACGCCGGATGGCACACCGCATCTTCACGAACTTCATCGAACCCTGTGACCTGGGAGTGGACTTTCACACGTCCACACGCGGGCGAACCAACATGCTCCACGTCCGGGCGAACATGGACGACGAAACGGTGCGACGGCTCGCACACGCGTTCAGCTCGAACGTCATTATCGGCGGCGAAGGTCCCTCCGGAACCCTCCGCCGAGAGGCGACAGAGGCTGGCGTTCCGACGATCACCGTTGAGATGGGCGAAGCCCATCGGTTCCAGCGGCGGCTCATCGACCGCGCGTTGACCGGCGTCGCGAGCGTCCTCGCCGAGTTCGGCTGTCATCGCGACTCCTCGGTCCACTGGCCCGGCTGGCGCGTCGTCATCGACAGCGACGACGAGAAAACCTGGCTCCGGGCCGACGCGGGCGGTATCGTCGACATGAAACACGGCCGCGGCGCTCTCGTCGAAGAGGGCGACGTGATCTGCACGATTACGAATCCGTTCAAAGAAGAAGACGACATCCTCGACGTCGAGGCTCCCTTCACCGGACTGATCGTCGGGGTACTCGAGAACCCCGTCGTCTATCCGGGGAATCCGCTCTGCCATCTGGTCGGGCTGAAACACGAGACACGCCTCGCACTCGAGCGCGAAGGCGGGACGGAGCGCTCGCGGTCTGAACTGCGGTGA
- the sdhC gene encoding succinate dehydrogenase, cytochrome b556 subunit, translating into MSQSYNRGLIEDFGRWKEFSAGMWAWIFHKFTGWMLIGYLFTHIAVLSSAIAAADGQTMMLAGEQVDAYTGTLQGLESLFIVRVLEVGLLAVAVFHILNGIRLLMVDLGVGLTAQDKSFYASLVLTGVITVASVPTFMAGVGL; encoded by the coding sequence ATGAGTCAGTCTTACAATCGCGGCCTCATCGAGGACTTCGGCCGCTGGAAGGAGTTCTCGGCCGGCATGTGGGCGTGGATCTTCCACAAGTTCACTGGGTGGATGTTGATCGGCTATCTGTTCACCCACATTGCCGTGCTGAGTAGCGCCATCGCAGCGGCGGACGGTCAAACGATGATGCTCGCCGGAGAGCAAGTCGATGCATACACTGGAACGTTGCAGGGACTCGAGAGTCTCTTCATCGTTCGAGTGCTCGAAGTCGGACTACTGGCAGTCGCTGTCTTCCACATTCTGAACGGCATTCGGCTGCTGATGGTCGACCTCGGGGTTGGCCTCACTGCACAGGATAAGAGTTTCTACGCCTCGCTCGTCCTGACGGGCGTTATCACCGTCGCGAGCGTGCCAACCTTCATGGCAGGGGTGGGACTCTAA
- a CDS encoding succinate dehydrogenase — MAERYSSFTPGGTAWFLQRVTAAFLIVVLAFHFFLLHFVNHASEITFAGTQARMENIGYFLTMVLFLIAGAFHGVNGVYNALVNQGLSGTPKKVVLAVLTIAGALLIFQGIWVALVMSGMI; from the coding sequence ATGGCAGAACGCTACTCTTCGTTCACGCCCGGCGGGACCGCCTGGTTCCTCCAGCGTGTGACGGCAGCGTTCCTGATCGTTGTGCTTGCTTTCCACTTCTTCCTCTTGCACTTCGTCAACCACGCGTCCGAAATCACGTTCGCGGGGACGCAAGCCCGCATGGAGAACATTGGCTACTTCCTGACGATGGTGTTGTTCCTCATTGCTGGCGCGTTCCACGGTGTCAACGGCGTCTACAACGCGCTCGTCAATCAGGGCCTCAGCGGGACCCCAAAGAAGGTAGTGCTCGCAGTGCTAACTATCGCAGGTGCCCTGCTCATCTTCCAGGGAATCTGGGTTGCACTAGTCATGTCGGGAATGATCTAA
- a CDS encoding succinate dehydrogenase/fumarate reductase iron-sulfur subunit, whose amino-acid sequence MSTQQQEPESQESPQDPEMKGTESPQQRRLKEKEEGMVDEHAEEEAEAAGETVHIKVFRYDPEVADKQEPRFDDFHVPFEKGMTVLDAVMYARDEFDSSLTFRHSCRQAVCGSDAFFVNGSQMLGCKTQLSELEQPVRIEPLPHQEVVKDLVVDMDHFYDQMHAVEPYFQDEDTPAASDLEEQRQSPENREKIKMSSRCIWCGACMSSCNIAAGDNEYLGPAAINKAYKFAMDDRESEEIKEHRLRILEQEHGVWRCQTQFSCTEVCPKDIPLTEHIQELKREAVKKNLKFW is encoded by the coding sequence ATGAGTACGCAACAACAAGAACCGGAGAGTCAGGAATCGCCCCAGGACCCCGAGATGAAGGGGACCGAGTCGCCACAGCAGCGGCGACTCAAGGAAAAAGAGGAGGGAATGGTCGACGAACACGCAGAGGAGGAGGCCGAAGCGGCCGGCGAGACGGTCCACATCAAGGTCTTCCGCTACGATCCGGAAGTCGCAGACAAACAGGAACCACGCTTCGACGACTTCCACGTCCCCTTCGAGAAGGGGATGACGGTCCTCGACGCGGTCATGTACGCCCGTGACGAGTTCGACTCCTCGCTTACGTTCCGCCACTCCTGTCGCCAGGCAGTCTGTGGCTCCGACGCCTTCTTCGTCAACGGCTCGCAGATGCTCGGCTGCAAGACGCAGCTTTCGGAGCTCGAGCAGCCGGTTCGTATCGAGCCGCTGCCACACCAGGAGGTCGTCAAGGACCTGGTCGTCGACATGGACCACTTCTACGACCAGATGCACGCCGTCGAGCCGTACTTCCAGGACGAAGACACGCCAGCCGCGAGCGACCTGGAAGAGCAGCGCCAGAGCCCAGAAAACCGTGAGAAGATCAAGATGTCCTCGCGGTGTATCTGGTGTGGTGCCTGTATGTCCTCGTGTAACATCGCTGCGGGCGACAACGAATATCTCGGCCCGGCCGCGATCAACAAGGCCTACAAGTTCGCGATGGACGACCGCGAAAGCGAGGAGATCAAAGAGCACCGACTCCGCATCCTGGAGCAAGAACACGGTGTCTGGCGTTGCCAGACCCAGTTCTCCTGCACCGAGGTGTGTCCGAAGGACATCCCGCTCACCGAGCACATTCAGGAGCTCAAGCGGGAAGCGGTCAAGAAGAACCTGAAGTTCTGGTAA
- a CDS encoding FAD-binding protein, with protein MYEHDVLVVGAGGAGLRAAIAAHEAGADTAIVSKLHPVRSHTGAAEGGINAALQEGDDWELHAYDTMKGSDYLADAPAVETLAQDAPEDTMRLEHWGMPFSREEDGRVSQRPFGGLSYPRTTYAGAETGHHLLHTMYEQVVKRGIQVYDEWYVMNLATTDEEDPNDRQCEGIVAYDVQTGTVEGFKANQGVILATGGPGQAFDHTTNAVSCTGDGHAMAYRAGAPLEDMEFIQFHPTSLPSTGVLISEGVRGEGGILYNNEGERFMFEYGYANNSGELASRDVVARAELDEVAEGRGVKDEYVHLDMRHLGEERILDRLENILHLAEDFEGVDGLVEPMPVKPGQHYAMGGIEVDENGQTCIDGLYAAGECACVSVHGGNRLGGNALPELIVFGKRAGAHAAGDDLGEPEIRTGYGDDVEDDDTELPVAPGASGLDSADSVAADGGVAAETGTLEQAVERERARVDRLMDKDSGVQHAEIRAKLQNAMTDYVNVFRNEEGIEKALEIIRECREEYQDVYVDDPSTTFNTDLQQTIETRNLIDVAETIALGALVRNEFRGAHWRQENQVRDDENWLKHTLVSWDDGEPSIFYRPVILEGEEKTYEPKVRSY; from the coding sequence ATGTACGAACACGACGTTCTCGTGGTCGGCGCCGGTGGCGCCGGCCTCCGCGCCGCGATCGCAGCGCACGAGGCGGGAGCCGACACGGCGATCGTCTCGAAACTCCACCCCGTCCGCAGCCACACGGGTGCGGCGGAGGGTGGCATCAACGCCGCCCTACAGGAGGGTGACGACTGGGAACTGCACGCCTACGACACGATGAAGGGCTCCGACTACCTGGCCGACGCGCCAGCAGTCGAAACCCTCGCTCAGGACGCCCCCGAAGACACGATGCGACTCGAGCACTGGGGAATGCCGTTCTCCCGCGAGGAGGACGGTCGCGTCTCCCAGCGTCCGTTCGGTGGTCTCTCGTACCCGCGAACGACCTACGCCGGCGCAGAGACCGGTCACCACCTGCTGCACACGATGTACGAGCAGGTCGTCAAGCGCGGCATTCAGGTCTACGACGAGTGGTACGTGATGAACCTCGCGACCACTGACGAGGAGGATCCAAACGACCGCCAGTGTGAGGGTATCGTCGCCTACGACGTCCAGACCGGCACGGTTGAAGGGTTCAAGGCCAACCAGGGCGTTATTCTCGCGACCGGTGGTCCCGGACAGGCGTTCGACCACACTACCAACGCCGTCTCCTGTACCGGCGACGGTCACGCGATGGCCTACCGTGCGGGTGCACCGCTCGAGGACATGGAGTTCATCCAGTTCCACCCGACCTCGCTTCCCTCCACGGGTGTCCTTATCAGTGAGGGTGTCCGTGGTGAAGGTGGTATCCTCTACAACAACGAGGGCGAACGCTTCATGTTCGAGTATGGCTACGCGAACAACTCCGGCGAACTCGCTTCCCGCGACGTCGTCGCTCGTGCCGAACTCGACGAAGTCGCCGAAGGTCGTGGCGTCAAGGACGAGTACGTCCACCTCGACATGCGCCACCTCGGCGAAGAGCGCATTCTCGACCGCCTGGAGAACATTCTCCACCTCGCGGAGGACTTCGAGGGCGTCGACGGCCTCGTCGAACCGATGCCAGTCAAGCCCGGCCAGCACTACGCGATGGGCGGCATCGAGGTCGACGAGAACGGCCAGACCTGTATCGACGGCCTCTACGCGGCCGGCGAGTGTGCCTGTGTTTCCGTCCACGGCGGCAACCGTCTCGGCGGGAACGCACTCCCCGAACTCATCGTCTTCGGCAAGCGCGCCGGCGCACACGCCGCTGGCGACGACCTCGGCGAACCAGAAATTCGGACCGGCTACGGCGACGACGTCGAGGACGACGACACCGAGCTTCCGGTCGCACCCGGTGCGTCCGGTCTCGACTCTGCTGACAGCGTCGCCGCAGACGGCGGTGTCGCCGCAGAGACGGGCACACTCGAGCAGGCCGTCGAACGCGAACGCGCTCGCGTCGACCGCCTGATGGACAAGGACAGCGGCGTCCAGCACGCCGAGATCCGTGCGAAGCTCCAGAACGCGATGACCGACTATGTCAACGTCTTCCGCAACGAGGAAGGCATCGAGAAGGCACTCGAGATCATCCGCGAGTGCCGCGAGGAGTACCAGGACGTCTACGTCGACGACCCATCGACGACGTTCAACACGGACCTCCAGCAGACGATCGAGACGCGCAATCTGATCGACGTCGCCGAGACCATCGCACTCGGCGCACTCGTGCGCAACGAGTTCCGCGGCGCTCACTGGCGCCAGGAGAATCAGGTTCGTGACGACGAGAACTGGCTCAAGCACACGCTCGTCTCGTGGGACGACGGCGAGCCGTCGATCTTCTACCGCCCGGTGATCCTCGAAGGCGAGGAGAAGACCTACGAGCCGAAGGTTCGCAGTTACTGA